The Nitrosopumilus sp. b3 sequence CGAATACAATAGCAGCCAATGTTTTTTCACCACCACTAATTGATGTTGATTCTCTTTTTGGTTTGTTAGGGAATTGAATCAGATAAGAAATTCCAGAATTGAATATATCATCTTCATTTTGTAATTCTAACCAAGCATTACCTTCAGTCATTTTATTGAAAATTAAACGAATTTCTTTATCGACTTTATCAAATGCGTCTAGGAATGTTTGACGTTTATCTTTCTCAATATCCTCAATAAATTTAACAATAGAATTTCTTTCCTCTTCTAGAGAATTCTTTCTTGTAGACATGGAACGGTATCCATACGAGACTTCAAGGTAGGTTTCAGGAGCCTTTGCATTTAGTGCATTGAGAGTATTTAGTTCTGCAGTAAGTCCCTGAACAATTGATTCCACATCAAAGGTTTCCATGTCTTTGTTAAACCCAAATGCAGACAGAAGTTGTTGTAATTTTACTTCATTTTCAACTAAATCATGCAAATCCCTATTTAACGAATCTGTCTGACGTTCCAATGAGTTCATTTGTTTAGTGATTTCTCTATCTTTTTCAGATAAAATTTTGAGTTTGTCATCATATTCTTTTAAATTCTCAATTGATGAGCCAGAGGTAGAGATTAGTTCTTGTTCTTTTTCCCTTAATCTTATAAGAACCTCGCTCTTTGATTCTTTTTGTTTTTCCAAATCTAGGATTTTTTGTTCTAATTCTTGGTATTCTAAATTCAGAGAACTCTCCTCATTAGACAAACGATCTGATTGGGATTTTTCACGGTTATCTTGAGTTTGTAAAGTAGTTTGTTGAGAAGATTTATCACGATATTCATTCATTATTGTTGTGTAAAGTTTTTCAATTTCTGCTTTCTTTAGGTTGATTTTAGATAATTCATTAGCGATTCTAGTTTGCTCCCCACTGGCATAGTTTTCCTCTACAATGGCAATACGCTGACGTAATGATTCCACGTGTGATTCAGATGTAGATACTTCAGATTCAATAGTTGCATTTCTTGAGGTTAGTTCAGAGATTCTTTTTGTTAATTGTTCTTTCATGGTAATTGCAGAAGTTATTCGTGATTTTAGATTTGAAAAATTCTCATTTGTAGATGTTAGTGAATTTTCAGATATCGAAAGTCTGTCAGAATAAGATTGAATTGAGTCATCTAATTTCTTTAAAGAATGCTTTTTCTTTAGCATGTATTTTTTGATCAACCCAATAGATTGGAATAATCCATCAATATCGCTACTCATTGAGATTAATTTTGTGAGTTTGGAAATTTTGGAATTAATATCAATCACAACAGTGCCTCCTTTTGCCTCAAAGAATTCACCATCCAAAGTGACTGCTTTGTAACCCATTTGTGACACATTATAGCCTGATTCACGGGATTCGGTAAGGACGATATTTCCAAACAAGAATGTTTTGAGTGCAGAGTATGCAGTATCACATGTTACATAATCTGCAAGAACCCCAATCACACCAGATTTTTTAGGTAATTTTAGATTAAATTTAGGAATTGCTTCAAGTGGAATAATTTTCAGTTTTGGCAAATTTTTACTTCTAGCTACTTCGGCAATTCCAAGTAATGTTGCAAAGTCCTTTACGACAATTGCCTTAATCCAGTCAGAGCTTACAGCCATTACAGAACGTTCGTATTTCTTATCCCAAGAAATCATTTCATACACTAATCCTTCTATTCCAAGTTTGTCAGCATCTTCTTTTAATTTGGCAACCGTATAATCTTCATGCATGAATCCTTTTACTGTTTTAATTTTTGATTCGTATTGAGTTGCAGCCTTGCTAGATTTTTCTAAAATTAATCCCAATTCATCCATGTCAGTATTAATTTTAGATTTTCTTTCACGTAGTTTTGAAATTCTAGATTTTAATTCAAAAATTGTCGCGGTGTGATTATTAATCATCGATTCCAATTGGGATTTGTATTGAGATAGTTTTGTTATGTCTTCTTCTAATTCTGTTAATTTTATAGAATTAGTTTTTATTTTAATTGTTGATTCTTCTTTTTCATTTTGTATTTTAGATAATTTTAGTTCGGATTGATTTAACTCATTTGTTAATGACTTTATTTTGTTATCAATTTCAGATTTTTTAGCTGCGGCTTTGGATTG is a genomic window containing:
- a CDS encoding chromosome segregation SMC family protein, with translation MVHVKKVEIFGFKSFGFKNTTVQFEPGLVSISGPNGSGKSNILDAIIFAMGENKPKVMRVDKLRSLIHDIEGNRRGPKMARSSVHFDNSDRKIPVDSDLVEITREMDENGENSYYLNKKKTNRSHILDLLDMANAGLGQLNAVQQGTVTRISEFTSEEKRKTIEDLIGLSYFDEKKTESVKQLDEADRRLEIALAKMGEIKKRIDELEEERNQKLRHDILERELNRYKAIAAANKMKVISEQKSSKESSLHTLTAEITKYDEERTSLRTEIESLEKEKSQLMAEANDYSQAKASLDAEISSAMEQYEIDNSAISASKKRIQQIELRIPEIKNELEEINNVRSDINSQINKINESIEETNSKKTKINADLEIIDSQRNDVLDAQSKAAAKKSEIDNKIKSLTNELNQSELKLSKIQNEKEESTIKIKTNSIKLTELEEDITKLSQYKSQLESMINNHTATIFELKSRISKLRERKSKINTDMDELGLILEKSSKAATQYESKIKTVKGFMHEDYTVAKLKEDADKLGIEGLVYEMISWDKKYERSVMAVSSDWIKAIVVKDFATLLGIAEVARSKNLPKLKIIPLEAIPKFNLKLPKKSGVIGVLADYVTCDTAYSALKTFLFGNIVLTESRESGYNVSQMGYKAVTLDGEFFEAKGGTVVIDINSKISKLTKLISMSSDIDGLFQSIGLIKKYMLKKKHSLKKLDDSIQSYSDRLSISENSLTSTNENFSNLKSRITSAITMKEQLTKRISELTSRNATIESEVSTSESHVESLRQRIAIVEENYASGEQTRIANELSKINLKKAEIEKLYTTIMNEYRDKSSQQTTLQTQDNREKSQSDRLSNEESSLNLEYQELEQKILDLEKQKESKSEVLIRLREKEQELISTSGSSIENLKEYDDKLKILSEKDREITKQMNSLERQTDSLNRDLHDLVENEVKLQQLLSAFGFNKDMETFDVESIVQGLTAELNTLNALNAKAPETYLEVSYGYRSMSTRKNSLEEERNSIVKFIEDIEKDKRQTFLDAFDKVDKEIRLIFNKMTEGNAWLELQNEDDIFNSGISYLIQFPNKPKRESTSISGGEKTLAAIVFVLALQKLKPSPFYLFDEVDAHLDAPNSERLAKILEERSKESQFIMVSLKDSVIQKAKLIYGVFPKNGVSNVVTYKDKRMPSVQTS